From Pagrus major chromosome 6, Pma_NU_1.0, one genomic window encodes:
- the matn4 gene encoding matrilin-4 produces MRQLRGFILLTLAVLAAARPKAGPEQKCKSGPVDLVFLIDSSRSVRPHEFETMRKFMIDILDTLDIGLNATRVGVVQYSSQVRSEFSLKTHAKIDTMVKGINEIIPLAQGTMTGLAIRYVMNNAFTVEGGDRPKVPNVVVIVTDGRPQDRVAEVAAEAREKGIEIYAVGVARADMTSLRAMASPPFEDHVFLVESFDLIHQFGLQFQDKLCGVDLCLESDHGCEHICESSPGSYHCLCLPGYTLNDDGKTCAAIDLCVEGKHDCEQICISSPGSFTCDCNKGYKLNDDKKTCSMIDYCSFGNHSCDHECVSVLNGYHCRCNEGYRLLDDGKTCQAIDLCAEGKHDCEQICVSAPGVFTCDCNQGYTLNKDEKTCTPIDLCAEGKHDCEQICVSAPGVFTCDCNQGYTLNKDEKTCTPIDLCADGKHDCEQICVSAPGVFTCDCNQGYTLNKDEKTCTPIDLCAEGKHDCEQICVSAPGIFTCDCNQGYTLNKDEKTCTPIDLCAEGKHDCEQICISAPGVFTCDCNKGFKLNKDKKTCTNMDLCNTVEHGCEHQCVSTPGSYYCICPEGQLLQEDGKSCGTCKSANIDLVLLIDGSKSVRPQNFELVKKFVNQVVDSLDVSPHGTRVGLIQYSSRVRTEFPLNMYHTADEIKAAVMKVDYMEKGTMTGLALKHMVENSFSEAEGARPASRNIPRIGLVFTDGRSQDDITEFAKKAKEAGITMYAVGVGKAVEDELREIASEPVEKHFYYTTDFTAISNIAENLKLNVCPEESQGEIEVKDPCACESLVEFQQATMSSLEQLTQKLSGMTARLEQLENQLLSRK; encoded by the exons ATGAGACAGCTCAGAGGCTTCATTCTGTTGACCCTCGCCGTCCTCGCCGCCGCCAGACCAAAAGCAG GTCCTGAGCAGAAATGTAAGTCCGGTCCGGTGGATCTGGTCTTCCTCATCGACAGCTCCCGCAGCGTCAGGCCACATGAGTTTGAGACCATGAGGAAGTTCATGATCGACATCCTGGACACTCTGGACATTGGACTGAACGCCACCAGAGTGGGAGTGGTTCAGTACTCCAGCCAG GTCCGCAGCGAGTTCTCTCTGAAGACTCACGCTAAGATCGACACGATGGTGAAAGGCATCAATGAGATCATTCCCCTCGCTCAGGGCACCATGACCGGCCTCGCCATCAGATACGTGATGAATAATGCCTTCACTGTCGAGGGGGGAGACAGACCGAAG GTCCCCAACGTGGTTGTGATCGTGACAGACGGACGTCCTCAGGACCGCGTGGCGGAGGTGGCGGCCGAGGCCAGAGAGAAAGGCATTGAGATCTACGCTGTGGGTGTGGCCAGAGCCGACATGACATCACTGAGGGCCATGGCGTCTCCGCCCTTCGAAGACCACGTCTTCCTGGTGGAGTCCTTCGATCTCATTCACCAGTTTGGACTGCAGTTCCAGGATAAACTCTGTG GTGTGGATCTGTGTCTGGAGTCGGACCACGGCTGTGAGCACATCTGTGAGAGCTCCCCGGGCTCCTACCACTGCCTCTGTCTGCCTGGATACACTCTGAATGATGACGGGAAGACATGTGCAG CCATCGACCTGTGTGTGGAGGGGAAACACGACTGTGAACAGATCTGCATCAGCTCTCCTGGTTCCTTCACCTGCGACTGCAACAAGGGATACAAACTGAACGACGACAAGAAGACCTGCTCGA TGATCGACTACTGTTCGTTTGGGAACCACAGTTGTGAtcatgagtgtgtgagtgtgctcaATGGCTATCACTGCCGCTGTAACGAGGGCTACAGGCTGCTGGACGACGGCAAGACCTGCCAGG CCATTGACCTGTGTGCTGAGGGGAAACACGACTGTGAACAAATCTGCGTCAGCGCGCCGGGCGTCTTCACCTGCGACTGCAACCAAGGATACACACTGAACAAGGACGAGAAGACCTGCACAC CCATTGACCTGTGTGCTGAGGGGAAACACGACTGTGAACAAATCTGTGTCAGTGCGCCGGGCGTCTTCACCTGCGACTGCAACCAAGGATACACACTGAACAAGGACGAGAAGACCTGCACAC CCATTGACCTGTGTGCTGATGGGAAACACGACTGTGAACAAATCTGCGTCAGCGCGCCGGGCGTCTTCACCTGCGACTGCAACCAAGGATACACACTGAACAAGGACGAGAAGACCTGCACAC CCATTGACCTGTGCGCTGAGGGGAAACACGACTGTGAACAAATCTGCGTCAGCGCGCCGGGCATCTTCACCTGCGACTGCAACCAAGGATACACACTGAACAAGGACGAGAAGACCTGCACAC CCATCGACCTGTGTGCCGAGGGGAAGCACGACTGTGAACAGATCTGTATCAGCGCTCCTGGTGTCTTCACCTGCGACTGCAACAAAGGATTCAAACTcaacaaagacaagaagacCTGCACAA ACATGGACCTGTGTAACACAGTGGAGCACGGCTGTGAGCACCAGTGTGTGAGCACTCCTGGATCTTACTACTGTATCTGTCCGGAGGGACAACTGCTGCAGGAGGACGGCAAGAGCTGCGGCA CCTGCAAGTCTGCCAACATCGACCTGGTTCTCCTGATCGACGGCTCCAAGAGCGTCCGCCCTCAAAACTTTGAGCTGGTCAAAAAGTTTGTAAACCAG GTTGTGGACTCCCTGGACGTGTCTCCTCATGGCACCAGAGTTGGTCTGATTCAGTACTCGAGCCGGGTCAGGACAGAGTTCCCTCTCAACATGTACCACACTGCTGACGAGATCAAAGCTGCAGTCATGAAG GTCGACTACATGGAGAAAGGTACCATGACAGGTCTGGCCCTCAAACACATGGTGGAGAACAGCTTCTCAGAGGCCGAGGGCGCTCGTCCCGCCAGCCGCAACATCCCCCGCATTGGACTGGTGTTCACAGACGGACGCTCTCAGGACGACATCACAGAGTTCGCCAAGAAGGCCAAAGAAGCCG GTATCACCATGTACGCAGTGGGTGTTGGAAAAGCTGTGGAGGATGAACTTCGTGAAATCGCATCTGAGCCTGTGGAGAAACATTTCTATTACACCACCGACTTCACTGCCATCAGCAACATCGCTGAGAACCTCAAACTCAACGTGTGCCCAG AGGAGAGTCAGGGGGAGATCGAGGTGAAGGATCCGTGCGCCTGTGAGAGTCTGGTGGAGTTCCAGCAGGCCACCATGAGCAGCCTGGAGCAgctcacacagaaac